Within the Tursiops truncatus isolate mTurTru1 chromosome 19, mTurTru1.mat.Y, whole genome shotgun sequence genome, the region cttcccctgcctGGCGAAGACTTTCTCACCCTCAGGCCCAAGGCAAGGGCCCACCTGACTGGCCCACCTCCTCTCAGGCTGGACTGGGTCTCCCCTCTGTTCCCCCTGCCTCCATCCTAGCCATGACCCTGGTATTACTTTTCCCCACGCACCCATGAGGCTGCCCCAATGACTATGAGTTTCCTGGGTACAAGGCTTATGGCTTCTTGATCTTTATTCTCCCCTGTTGGTGATGTCTACCCTTAGAGTGACTTCAGCATCTGCTGGGCCCACTGATTCTAaccaggctctgccactcactagctctgtgacctcgggcaagttacttaacttctctgggcctccatactctaaaatgggaatgatgactAGTccttacctcacagggttgttagaggattaaatgagagctCGCACATAACACGCTTACACTTTCCCTATCGCATGCTAAAGCACTCGATATACAGCATATGTCATCAATAACCAGCCCATGGGTTTAATATGATGCTACACAATTTTTAAGCCCTGACGGGtgcaaagagttttttttttaatctgtcctGACTTCCCACCGGTTTTCCCCCGGAGCAGGATCCGCAAGACCCACTCTCTTAGGTTCAAGCACAGGGTACCGGACGCGGTGGGGAGGGTTGGGGTGGGGCGTGCTGGGGTAGGGGGAAGGCGGTGGCGGGAACTGCGCACACAGCGAAGGGCAGGGGTCAGGGTGCTCCGCgcacagcccagcacagccctgCATGCGGGGTCCGCGCTCTGCACCCGGCCCTCCCTCGCCGAGGCGCACCTAGGGCGGCTACTGAGAACTGGTGCCGGGTGGTCCGTGTGCACAGCTCGGGGCGCCGCGCGGGCCGCCAGTGACTCAGCGCGGGGCGTGTGCAGGCGGCGCCCGCCCCGGAGGGCTTTTGCACTCGCCCCGGCTCCTTCCCGCTATAAAGGCAGCCCACAGCGCCCTCCGCTCCAGCACGCCCCCTCGACTTCCTTGCCATACTTCGTGACGCAGTCTCCGGACCCCAGCCTCCGCTTCGTCTCGCCATGGATCCCAACTGCTCCTGCACCGCGGGTAAGGAGATCTGGTTCGGGATTGGGTGTCAGTTGTAGAACTAGAGAAGCAATTTCTGACTCGTCACTCACTTTCCGGGCACAAATTGCCCCTTTCGAAAGCGTTTTGGTGTACCCGCCTCTATTCTAAGTTAAACTAGGAGATCCCGTTTGACCGATAAGGAGATCAGAGTTCGTGGCTTGCCCAGGTTCCCACGAGTTGGTTGTGGAACTGGGACTCAAACCCGGGCTCCTAGCACCCATGCCCGCGTTCGAGTCTCCGGGAACCGTTTTTATGTCGGCCGTTCTCTTTGCAGGCGGATCCTGCGCGTGTCCCGGCTCCTGCAAATGCAAAGACTGCAAATGCACCTCCTGCAAGAAGAGTAAGTGGAATTGTCTCTACATCTACCCCTAACGCGCCCACCCCTCCGCCGGGCCCGCCCCTCACGCCTCCAGCCCTCTACACCACGGAGGGAATTTAAATAGGGCAGTAGGTACCCCTTCCCTAGGGACGGTGGCGCCTCCACTGGAGAGGACGGGAAGCCTCATTAATCCTCTGTTCCAAGCGCTCATCTCTGCcgcctccttcccttccccaggctgctgctcctgctgccccGTGGGCTGCGCCAAGTGTGCCCAGGGCTGCATCTGCAAAGGGACCTCAGACAAGTGCAGCTGCTGTGCCTGATGTCGCGGAGGGCCTGCCCCGGGTGTAAATAGAGCAACCAGGACAAACCtacattcctcttttttttttgtcctataaAATACAAGAATGATAATAAAAGTGGTTGGCTTTATTCTGGCTGTTTTCCTTAACTTGACCAGAGCTGGGGTGAGGGACTGGACTAGCAGTACACAGACTTGGTTTCTGGACCAAAATGTTAGCCCTTAACAAACCCAGTGCCTTGTTCAAGCCACATTACCCCACTGGGCTTcatcttttgtaaaatggaagaGCCTTAGGCCAGATGCTATAAGGACACTGGGCACATACAGGGTCCCCTCTGTTTTCAAGTCAAGGGTTGGTGGCACAGAAACTTCTCAATCCAGAATCCTCATTCTCCATGGTTTCCCTGTTCAACTGCAGTTCCTCGCTGGATTTTAGTCTTCAGTGACTAAAGGGGTGGAAAACTCCCTCACCTGCTTGAATCTAAATGGGGGGTCTAAAAAATCCCTGTGGTGAAGGAACAGATTTCATTTCCCATCCGTTGCAGACCTAAACCTtggtaaaaaacagaaacaaaaaaatatataaaaatgccaCAGAACAATACAAAGCCcatgttttcagattccacacacGTAATTTCAGtcaatatatgaaaaacaaacaaaatcagagaTTTAAAAACGTCGCACACGTGTTCATCGAAGGTGTCCATTGAGCACCGTTGCAATCTGTCCTTCCAAAATCCAGCCCTTGGCTACTTGAAAGCCGCAAAATAACTAGGGCTGTGGAGGGAATTACACCGTCATTTCCCATGAAGAGGGCGTGTGCCTGAGAATTGGTTCCAGATGGACTATTTCACGTCTGCCCATGCTGGGTGATGGCAGATTCTGCAGTCTGGAGGGTATGGTGGTGTTTATTAGGCAGGAGTGAGGTGCCCTGTGACTTGTAACTAATGCCAGCAGTTAGTCCCCCTGGCTGTTTGTGGAGGGAATGGCTATTTgatgtaaaataaaagagaaagacaagtcaGGTGGCCCAAGAGTCAAGACCATGCTTGCCCACAGGTGCCCTGTGTGAAGAGGGGGTTTCAGAAACCAGCCTGTGCTGAGTGCATGGGCGTCTCAGTTCACAGCCTGTTTTGCCACAGGTGGTATGGCCTGGGCATGTTACTCAACATCTGAGTCTCTATTTTCCCAATTGTGAAAAAGAGATGATATCTCTATGTGGGGATTAAATGATAGTGTCCTGGCTTAATAAACAGTGGCCGTTATGATCATTATGTCCACACTGACATTCATGAAGAGAGAATCCTTTTAGCTCCCAACAAGCTCTTGGGGAAAAGCTCACTGGTTTAGAAGCATTATTCTGGGTTGGAGGTTAAGGATGGGATTGGAAATTTGCTGATCCGGTGCCAAAGGGAGTATGGATGACCTCCAAAGAGACCCCCAGGACAAGATGCTGCCACAGCATTTGGACAGACTCAGAAGTCATTCCCATGCTTCATGTCGTTTGATCTGCACAGGAACCAGTGAGAGAGTGAATGTGCAGGGGCTGGAGTG harbors:
- the LOC101323837 gene encoding metallothionein-2, which encodes MDPNCSCTAGGSCACPGSCKCKDCKCTSCKKSCCSCCPVGCAKCAQGCICKGTSDKCSCCA